A stretch of Paracoccus sp. MA DNA encodes these proteins:
- a CDS encoding calcium-binding protein, which yields MNQTIFLMLGLLGLVGIGSLVSGNDDDHPPEGPADDPRLHGDALIEGDEEDNVLTGTDGDDGILGYDGDDLIDGGSGNDLIGAGYGDDTVLAGSGDDEIYLGSGDDLYGALDLGADEGSDTIDGGLGNDTIITNLGHHSITGGEGDDRIEDHGGSVHIDGEEGDDLILSPDASDPERPDTLLGGEGNDTIHAGAGDIVDGGDGADLIMLRSDAGGAADIAYGGADNITITLAEDYAGDEEYELVQDGDDVRVVLNGEDIAILRDTLARDVRAISLVRETAAT from the coding sequence ATGAACCAGACCATTTTCCTGATGCTGGGCTTGCTGGGCCTTGTCGGTATCGGCTCGCTGGTATCCGGCAATGACGACGACCATCCGCCGGAAGGGCCCGCCGACGATCCCCGGCTGCATGGCGATGCGCTGATCGAGGGCGACGAGGAGGACAATGTCCTGACCGGCACTGACGGCGATGACGGCATCCTGGGCTATGACGGCGACGACCTGATCGATGGCGGTTCGGGCAACGACCTGATCGGCGCGGGCTATGGCGACGATACGGTCCTGGCGGGCAGCGGCGACGACGAGATCTATCTGGGCAGCGGGGACGACCTTTACGGCGCGCTGGACCTGGGCGCCGACGAGGGCAGCGACACCATCGACGGCGGGCTGGGCAATGACACGATCATCACCAATCTGGGCCATCACTCGATCACCGGCGGCGAGGGCGACGACCGGATCGAGGATCACGGCGGTTCGGTCCATATCGACGGCGAGGAGGGCGACGACCTGATCCTGTCGCCCGATGCCTCGGACCCCGAGCGGCCGGATACGCTGCTGGGCGGCGAGGGCAACGACACGATCCATGCCGGGGCGGGCGACATCGTCGATGGCGGCGACGGCGCGGATCTGATCATGCTGCGCAGCGATGCGGGCGGCGCGGCGGATATCGCCTATGGCGGTGCGGACAACATCACCATCACCCTGGCCGAGGATTATGCCGGCGACGAGGAATACGAGCTGGTGCAGGACGGCGACGATGTGCGCGTGGTGCTGAACGGCGAAGACATCGCCATCCTGCGCGACACGCTGGCCCGCGACGTGCGCGCGATCAGCCTGGTGCGCGAGACCGCCGCGACCTGA
- a CDS encoding amino acid ABC transporter ATP-binding protein, protein MTTGTAPALSDETAIEIVKLNKWYGTFHVLRDIDLVVSRGERIVIAGPSGSGKSTLIRCINRLEEHQSGKIIVDGTELTNDLKNIDKVRSEVGMVFQHFNLFPHLTILENCTLAPIWVRKIPKREAEETAMHFLTKVKIPEQAHKYPGQLSGGQQQRVAIARALCMRPRIMLFDEPTSALDPEMIKEVLDTMIELAEDGMTMLCVTHEMGFAQAVAHRVIFMDQGQIVEQNTPKEFFNNPRSERTKLFLSQILGH, encoded by the coding sequence TCCACGTGCTGCGCGACATCGACCTGGTGGTCAGCCGGGGCGAGCGCATCGTCATCGCCGGGCCCTCGGGCTCGGGCAAGTCCACGCTGATCCGCTGCATCAACCGGCTGGAGGAGCACCAGTCCGGCAAGATCATCGTGGACGGGACCGAGCTGACCAACGACCTGAAGAACATCGACAAGGTGCGCTCCGAGGTCGGCATGGTGTTCCAGCATTTCAACCTGTTCCCGCATCTGACCATCCTCGAGAACTGCACGCTGGCGCCGATCTGGGTGCGCAAGATCCCCAAGCGCGAGGCCGAGGAGACGGCCATGCATTTCCTGACCAAGGTCAAGATCCCCGAGCAGGCCCATAAATATCCCGGCCAGCTGTCGGGCGGCCAGCAGCAGCGCGTCGCCATCGCCCGGGCGCTGTGCATGCGGCCGCGGATCATGCTGTTCGACGAGCCGACCTCGGCGCTGGATCCCGAGATGATCAAGGAGGTGCTGGACACCATGATCGAGCTGGCCGAGGACGGCATGACCATGCTGTGCGTCACCCATGAGATGGGCTTCGCCCAGGCGGTGGCGCATCGGGTGATCTTCATGGACCAGGGCCAGATCGTCGAGCAGAACACCCCGAAGGAGTTCTTCAACAACCCCCGCTCCGAACGCACCAAGCTGTTCCTGTCCCAGATCCTGGGGCACTGA